The following are encoded together in the Phocoena sinus isolate mPhoSin1 chromosome 11, mPhoSin1.pri, whole genome shotgun sequence genome:
- the C11H3orf62 gene encoding uncharacterized protein C3orf62 homolog produces the protein MRGPEPGEGGWFRLHCRFLPPGEPRAAPDPTEEKAPGVGVSPLSDPWCGSNLRKLWQILHLGVVYNLICNIIFTLLCAFPVYCIIKTWSLLGEMSEKLRRCRKELTAAIDRAFEGLSHSQECSGMQRQEPDAAPLSFPFPMHRLLCRRHPLAACSSAAPFSPVPFVPGNESPAFAPNHEPVSAKTRALCPKRKPLTSKENISMHSSILAPERQFWRAAGDGENWRKDSLRKDMEKDLKVKPNMPLSSSSQEVTKDLLDMIDHTGIQTIEELAGKLEFENELNRVCGCCEDSPFKAEAWALLVDESPQEASDADPGGLKQAFYDHNIVETVLDLEEDYNLLTSFKYRIE, from the exons ATGAGGGGCCCggagccgggggagggggggtggttCCGGCTCCATTGCCGATTCCTCCCTCCCGGAGAACCGCGGGCCGCACCTGACCCCACGGAGGAAAAAGCGCCGGGAGTGGGGGTTTCCCCGCTCTCCGACCCATGGTGTGGGTCAAACTTAAGGAAATTGTGGCAAATACTCCATTTGGGGGTGGTTTACAACCTCATCTGTAACATTATTTTCACGTTGCTGTGTGCATTTCCAGTGTATTGTATAATAAAGACATGGTCGCTTTTAGGGGAGATGTCTGAAAAACTGAGAAGATGCAGAAAGGAGCTGACTGCAGCCATTGACCGGGCCTTTGAAGGGCTCAGTCATTCCCAGGAGTGCTCAGGCATGCAGAGGCAGGAGCCGGACGCTGCGCCGCTTTCTTTCCCATTCCCCATGCACAGGCTCCTCTGCAGGAGGCACCCGCTGGCAGCCTGCTCCTCTGCGGCTCCTTTCTCTCCTGTCCCGTTTGTTCCTGGGAATGAGAGCCCTGCCTTTGCACCAAACCACGAACCCGTGAGTGCAAAGACACGTGCTCTATGCCCCAAAAGAAAACCTCTGACCAGCAAGGAAAACATATCGATGCATTCCTCGATTTTGGCACCTGAAAGACAGTTTTGGAGAGCGGCAGGAGATGGGGagaactggagaaaagacagtctaag GAAAGATATGGAGAAAGATTTGAAGGTTAAGCCAAACATGCCACTCAGCAGTTCTAGCCAAGAGGTCACAAAGGATTTGCTTGACATGATCG accaTACAGGCATCCAAACTATTGAAGAATTGGCTGGAAAACTAGAATTTGAAAATGAGTTGAACCGTGTGTGTGGTTGCTGTGAAGATTCGCCCTTCAAGGCGGAAGCCTGGGCCCTGCTGGTGGACGAGAGCCCTCAGGAAGCCTCGGATGCAGACCCTGGCGGCCTCAAGCAGGCTTTCTATGATCACAATATCGTGGAGACTGTTCTGGACTTGGAAGAGGACTACAATTTGCTGACCTCTTTTAAATACCGAATTGAGTAA